Genomic DNA from Salinibacter pepae:
GGAAAGCGCCGCGCACCTGCCGAAGGAGTCACAAAAAAAGCCTGTACTCCGGTGGCAGGAGCACAGGCACAGGCGTAGTAGAATGGGACGACGGTTACCTCTCACTCCACAGCGCGCACGGGCTCCTCCGGGGGACACATACATGTGTCACCACAACACAGACACAGCATGCCGTGGCGGCGGCTGCGCTGGATGGACGGAGAGGGCGTCTGCACGAACAAGAGGATTGAGGCGAGAGGACTTCGATAACTGCTCTTCTAAATATCACGAGGCCGGAAGATGTTGCGGCGTCGTGCCAGGGGTTGCCATACTTATTTCCTTCTTAACACATGGGGCCGGACGCACGCGCGCCGGATGGTACTGGGGGTCGACGGCATGCTCGACGCGGCATCCATGGCATTGCGAGGCGAGGACAGGGTTGCGAGGGCGCCCCTGCACCGGAGTTAGGGGCGGCGGAGCGTCTGAAGGTGCGTGCCCACATCGTTTGCGAGCACGTGGAGGCCGCGGCTAAGGCGGGCAACGAGCCCCTCGTAGTCGGTTACACGCCAGTCTTCCGTTCGGTGATGGGTGGTTTCCTGCACCAACACGGTGTCCGCCCCTGGCCGGCGAAGGGTCCACTGCACAGTCATCTGAGCGTGGCCGTCCGGTGGGGGGGCATCGTCGTCGGCGTCTGGCCCTGGGGGGCGCGGCCCGACGCCCTCGAAGCTGAGGACGTGCAGCCGCAGGAGGTAGTCGAAGGTCGCCCCGCGCGGCCACGGCACCCCCTCTACAGACCGGATCCCCGAACGGGCCTCCAGCGTGCGGGCCACGGTGCGACCGATGCCCCGGTCCAGGGTTTCGCCCCACCGGTGAAATTCGGAAAACGCGACCGCGTTGGGGCCGTGGCGCGTCACGAGGCGCGTCTCGTCGAGGTAGGGGGCCAGGCGCGGGCTTTGCAGGCCGATCCGCAGGCCGGGCGGGTCCGTGGACGGGGGCGGCGTCGCCGCGGTATCGGGGGGCGACGCGCCGTCGAGCAGGTAATAGGTGGCGTCGCTCGTGCGCGGCTCCAACAGGCGCACACACCCGGCCGTTGAGAGCGCGACCAGGCCGGCGGCCACGGCGCACCATCCGAGCCGACGGAGAAGAACGGAGGGGACGGGCACAGTCATGGAACTACTGCTGGTTCGAGGGAGGGGGCTCTTCGCGGCCGCGGAGGAACATGCTGGGGTTGCGCTCCAGGGACTGCACGAGCACCCGCAGGGCCTCCGTGGCCTCCGAGAGGTTCGAGAGGGCCTCGTTCATCTGGTAGCCGATGCCGGAATTGGGGGAGAGGGTCTGATCCACCTCGTCCATCGTGCGGCGCATCCGTTTTAGGGTTGCGCGGAGCTGCCGGCTCGTCGTTTCGAGCTCGTCGGCCGTCGGCTCCACGCCCCGATCGAGCCGCTGGATCAGGGCCTGTGCGTCCTTGATGGTGGCCCGCAGCCGCTCGGTGGCCTTTGGCATGTCCTGCAACGCGGTGCGCACCTCCTCCGACTCCACCACCTCCCGCACCGACTCGATGGTCGACAGGGCCGAGCGGTTGATCGCCTCGGCGTCGAGCGCCTCCAGCTTGTCGTTGGCGTTGACGAGGAACGTGACGAGGTTCTCGTTGATCTGCGTCACGTCGAACTGGCGCAGGTTCGTCACGAGGCCGGACGCGCCCTCGCCGAGCTTGGCCAGGGGGGAGAGCTCGGTCGGAATGGACAGGCGGGACGGCGGCCCCTGGGCGTAGACGGCCGAGTCCGGGTCGGAGACGTACGTGAGCTCGACGTACAGCTTGCCGGTGACGATGCTTTCGAGCTGCAACTGCGCCCGCAGCCCATCCTCGATCTGGGCGCGGAGCAGGGCCGGATCGTCGAGGTTGAGGCGCGCCCCGGTGGTGTCCGTCACCGGATCGAGGTTGATGGCGTACTGCACCGGCACCTGAAACGTCTCGTTTTCGAGGTCGACGCGCAGGTTGATGTCCGTCACCTCGCCGATGGGCACGCCCTTGAACTTGACCGGGGCGCCCACGTCGAGCCCATTGACCGACTCGTCGAAGTAGCTGATGAACGTCGTTCGCTGCTCGAAAAACTGCCCGGAGCCGAAGGCCCCCACCCCCACGACGCCCAGCGCCAGGGCGCCGACGACGAAGAGGCCGATAAGGGTCGGGCTGACACGTTGGCTCATAGATCGGGGGGGCGAGCGGGTGGGGCCCGGCGCTATTCGTTGTCGAGAGACCGAGTCAGGAACTGGTACACGCGCTCGTTGGGTGGGTTGCTTCGCAGGGCCTCAGGGGGGCCGAGGGCCGTCATCGTCTTGGTGTCGATGTCGAGGTAGAGCGCGCGGTCGGCGATGGTAAAGATGCTTTCCAGGTCGTGACTCACCACCACGACGGTCGTGTCGAGGCTGTCGCGCAGTTGTAGGATGAGGTCGTCGAGGCGCCGGGCGCTGATCGGGTCGAGGCCGGAGGTCGGCTCGTCGAAGAACAGCAGGTCGGGATCGAGGGCGACGGCCCGGGCGAGGGCGGCCCGCTTCCGCATGCCCCCACTGATTTCGTGGGGACGGAAGTCCTCGAAGCCCCGCAGGCCGACGAGGGCGAGCTTGAGCGATACAATCCGGGCAATGTCCGAGGCCGCAAGGGCCGTGTGTTCTTCGAGGGGCAGGGCCACGTTCTCGGCGAGCGTCATGGTGCTCCAGAGCGCGTCCGCCTGGTAGAGGATGCCCACCTCGCGGAGCATCGCGGCGCGTTCGTCCGCGCTCATCGCCCACAGGTCGCGCCCGCCAATCCGAATTGTGCCCGCGGACGGGTGCATCTGGCCGAACAGGTGCTTGAGCAGGGTGCTCTTGCCCGACCCGCTCCCGCCCATGATCGCAAAAATCTCGCCCGACTCCACGTCAAACGTAAGGTCCTCCATCACCACGAAGGACCCAAAGGCGAGCACGAGATCCTCGGCCGAAATGGCGGGGGCGGCGTCGGGGGAGGACATGGGCGATATACTGGGATGCCGAGCGGTACGGGAGGACGATCCGGAATGATGCGTGGCTCACGGTGCGGGGCGCATGAGACGTGATGCGTGAGACGTGATGCGTGAGACGTGATGCGTGAGACGTGATGCGTGAGACGGGACACGTGATAGGGAACGCGTGATGGGTGGCAATTCAGGATCGGGGGGCTCACGCATCACGATTCACGGATCCCCCTCACGATCCACGCCGAACGACCGAGAGCATGGCGTTCGATGGATTCTGCAAGCCGCCGTCACACCTGAAGCACGGCCGCGGCCCAGTCGATGACGGCGTTGGCGAAGACAATGAGGAGGATGCCGGTGACGACGGCGGACGTCGTGGCCTGGCCCACCGCGGAGGCGTCGTCCCCGGTCTGGAGGCCGCGCATGCACCCGGCGAGGCCGATGATGCCGCCGTACACGACGGCCTTGAAGATTCCCACGAGGGCGTCGGACAGCACGACCGGCTCCAGGAGGCCCGTGAGGAACTGCGTGGTCGTGAGGTCCAGCATGGTCACGGCCACCCCCATGCCGCCGAGGATGCCCAGCGCATTCGCGTAGAGCGTGAGCATCGGCAGGGCCAGCACGACCGCCAGGATGCGGGGCGTCACCAGAAAGTCGATCGGCGAGATGCCGAACGTCTCCAGCGCGTCGATCTCCTCGTTCACCTGCATGCTCCCGAGCTCGGCGGCGAACGCGGCCCCGGTGCGGCCCGTCATGATGATGGCGGTCATGAGGGCCCCCAGCTCCCGCAGCATGCCGTAGCTGACGAGGTAGGAGACGAAGTAGTCCGCCCCGAACCGCTGGAGCACCACGGCCCCCAGGAACGCGACGATAAGGCCCACGAGGAGGCTGATGACCGTGACGATGGGCAGGGCCGAGGCGGTGCTTTCCTGCAGGGCCACCCCGAACGTGCGCCAGCGCATTCGGCCGCGCCCCATGAGGATGGCGCCCACGCTGCGGACGGCCTGCCCGAGGAAAGTGACCAGTGCGTGCGCCTCGTCGTACGCCGCCAGGCCCCAGCGGCCGAGGCGGGCGAGCAGAGCCGTGTCCTCCGCCTCCGGCGTCGTGTTCGCCTCCGGCACGGCCTGCGAGAGCGCAACGAGCCGCTCGAGGGCCGTGGGGAGCGTGTCGGTGCGCACGTCCAGGTCGTGGGCCCGGCCGTACTCGGCGGCCTCAAAGAGAAAGGTGACGAGGCTGCTGTCCCAGTCGCCCAGCCCGGAGGTGTCGAAGGCGACCGCCGCCACGGGGCTCGACGGGGCGGCGTTTACCATCACGGCCCGTGCGTCGGGCAGCGGCCGGTCAAGGGTCCAGTCGCCCACGGGCGCAAGGACCAGCGTGTCGTCGGTATGATGGGTCTCGACCTGCATCGCGGCAGATCTGGGTCACGAGGGGGGAACGAACACTGGGCATTTCCAAAATGTCGGTCGCGGGGCATGAAGGCAACCCGCCTGCATTCGGGGGGGCGCTCCGAGACGCTACCAGCACAAGGCACGTCGCGCCCCCTAGACCACGGAGACCGCACGCGACGCGGTCTGCGCCCCGCCGTGTCGCGTTCGGCTTCCTGGGGCCCCAGTGCCTCCGCCAGCCCCCTGGGCGTCCCCCCACAAAGGAGAAGCGGGGCCATTTCCACGGATCATTGGCGTGGCCCTCGCTTTATATCGAGTGCACACTTGTGACGAGAATGTATTCCGCAGGGCCTTCTGGGCGTGCGCCCCTCGTTTCACTGGAAGCAGTCGTTTGACTGGAAGCAGGCCCCGTAGGTTGCACGTGATGCATCGGAGGGCCAGGGCCTAAACGGGTGCCTGGCCCCCCGACTCCGCCTTTGTGCCACGAGACCCGCCGCGCCATGCCCGATGCCCACTCGCGTTCTGCGGACAAAGGCGCACCCGCGACTCAGGTTGCCGATGTCACCTGCCGCAGCCTTGCGTCGGCCTTGTCCCAGCAGTGCACCGACCTGCACGGCATGGACGTGGAGGTCGCCCGGACCGATTCGGGCCCGCCGGTGAAGATCCAGGTGCGGTGTGGGGGCCGGTTCGAGGTGGGGCTTCGGGTCGCGGTGGAGCACGTCGGCGGGAACGTGTACGACGTGTTCTGCATGATCGAAGAGGGAGCATCGTGCCGGCTGACCTACAGCCGCCCGGAGGGCACAGACGCCCCCCTTCCGCTGTGCCCGCGTCTGGGACGGCGGTTCTCGGCGTTCGTCTTGGAGGAATTGGAGCGGCGACTCGGGCGCTGGTACCTCCGTGGAGAAGGGGACTAGTGGGCGACGGTGGGCTCTCGTGGAGGGGACGTGGAGACCGGTGCAGGGGGCGGAGGGGGACGTGATCGCGTTCGACGCCCGGTTGCGCAGCACGACCTGGATGCCGCCCTGTCGGTCTGCCCCGGGTGCTCGCGTCTGTGTCGGGACGGATGGTCCCCTCTTTGGCCTAGGGAGGATGAGAAGCCACGCCCGCAACCCGGTCGGCCCGGTTGCGGGCGTCCGGCCGAAGGGGCCCCACGCCGGTCTCCACCGTTGATCGGCTCAGGACCGCCTCGAAGGCGGAATTGCCGCTACCGGCCGCCGCTGCCCTCCGTCTGCGCCTGCACGCGCTCCCGGTACTCCTCGTTGGCGTAGATGGCGACCTCCACGCGCCGATTCTGCTGACGGCCCTCCTCCGTCTCGTTGGAGGCGACGGGCTCGGTCTCGCCCCGCCCCACAGACGTCAGGCGGCTCGGATCGACGCCGCGGTCCACGAGGTGCCGTGTGGCCGACTCCGCACGTCGGTCCGAGAGCGTCTGGTTGTATTCCTCGGAGCCCTGGGCGTCCGTGTGGCCCACGACGAGAATCTTGGTGTCCTCGAACCCCTCCATGCTTTCTGCGAACTCGGTCAGGTTCTGGCGGGCCTCGGCGCGGAGGGTGGCGGAGTCGAAGTCAAACAGAATGCCGCTGTCGAAGGTCACCTTGATGCCCTCCCCGACCCGCTCCACATCGGCGTTCTCGAGTTCCTCGTCGAGCTCTTCGGCCTTGGTGTCCATGCGGCTGCCGATAAGGGCCCCGGCCGCGCCGCCCACGGCCGCGCCGATGATGGCGCCCTCCGCGGTGCCGCCGGCCGCCTTCCCGACGGCCGCCCCGGCCGCGCCCCCGGCGCCGGTGCCGATGATGGCGCCCTTCTCGGTGTTGCTCAGTGACGAGCACCCGCCCAGCAGGAGGGCCGTGACGAGGAGAACCAGGGGCCTGGAATGACGAACAGACGACATGGACATGTGGAACGAGAAGGGAAAGCGAGAGAGAAGATGTAGAGGGGAATTTGGTCGGTGCTCCTTTCCCAACGGCGGTTCGGACGCGAAGTTGCCGCCGGGCTCCGCCGGCGGTTGTGGGACCGCGGCCGGGCCTGTGCCCGAGAGCCCATGACGGTTGGCCCGGCGTTGGGAAGGCGTCGTAGGTCCTCGGCGACGAGGCGGGCGATGTGGCCGGTGCCCAGGATGCCCCAGCGTACGGCTGCGTTGTTGGCTGAAGGTGGTGAAGATTGGACGGTGGGGAATTGGAGGTCGCGTGGGCGTCTCCGAGCCGGGAGGTGCGCCGCAGGCGCCAGTGCCCGCGCCGCCCTCTTCCAGTCTCTCGTTCTCCTACGCTCCCCCACGTTCGTCGTGGACGCCGGACCGTGAACGTCGTGTTGACCGTTTTCGCCGTTCACCGCGAGGGGCCCGTCCGCAATCTCGGGGAGGCGCCCCGCGGTGGGACATCCGAGTCCGCTGCTCGTCCGTCGACTTCCGCTCCGGGAGAAGGGAGACAGAAACCACGACCCCGCCGCTACGCGGCTTCGGCGGCCATCGTGTTTGCCAGGGCGTCGCGGGTGTCCGCGACCCGGTTCTCCAGGGCGTCGCTGAGAACGACGTCGTAGTCCTCCGGGTTGGCAGTGGGAGTGCGGAGACGAGACGGCAACTCGTCCAGCCGCGCCGCTGCGTGCTCCCGGATTGCCGACAAGGGGCGCGGGGCCCCAGCCTCGGTCCGCTTCCCGTCGGCCATGACGCGTTCCAGCAGCGGCGCCCCGTGTGTCTGCTCGTCCTCGGTCGCAATGACGTCCCGGACGGCCGTGCCGTCCTCGTACTGGCGGACGACCTGCTTTCGGCCCGGCAGGTTCGACTTCTCGGGGGCGAGCTTCATGCGGGGCGTCCCGGCGTACCCGGACAGCTTGTAGGCGCTGTCGAGGGCGGGCTGGTCGGCGGACGTGCCCATCCGGGTGCCGACCCCGACGCCGTCGATGGGGGCGCCGCGGTCGAGGAGGTCCGCGATCGCGTGCTCGTCGAGCCCCCCGCTGGCGAAGATCATGACGTCGGCAAGGCCGGCCTCGTCGAGCAGGGTGCGGGAGGAGCGGGCCAGCTCCGCAAGGTCGCCCGAGTCGAGCCGGATGCCGCGCACCTGCACCTCCTCGTCTGTCTCATCCATCAGGTCGATCACCTTGCGCACGCCGTCGAGCGTGTCGTAGGTGTCGACCAGCAGAATCGTCTCCGGGTAGAGCGCCGAGAAGGCGCGGAAGGCCTCCACTTCCGAGTCGTGCGCCTCGACGTAGCTGTGGGCCATGGTGCCGGTGACCGGCAGGTCGTAGGCCTGGCCGGCGGCCACGTTGGAGGTGGCGTCGACCCCCGCGATGTAGGCCGCGCGGGCGCCCTTCATCGCCGCGTCGGTGCCGTGCGTGCGGCGCATGCCAAAGTCGGCCACGAGCCGGTCCTCGCCATCGATCTGGGCGGCCTCGACGATCCGGCTCGCCTTCGAGGCAATCGTCGTCTGAAACGTCATCTGATTCAGGAGAAACGTCTCCGCGAGCTGGGCCTCCCCGATGGGGGCCACAACCTCCACCAGCGGCTCGTCGGGGAAGACCGGCGTGCCCTCGGGCACGGCGTACACGTCGCCGGTAAACTCGAAGTCGGCCAGCCAGTCGAGGAACGCGGGCTCGAACGGGTCCTGCGTGGCGAGGTAGTCGAGGGCCGCCTCCGAAAACGAAAGCGTCTCCAAGAATTCCAGTGCCTGCTCGAGCCCACAGGCCACCAGGTAGTGTCGGTCTTTCAGGCGGCGCACGAAGAGGTCGAACACCGCCGGCTCGTCCATGTCTTCCCGCCAGTAGGCCTGCAGCATGGTGAGCTGATAGAGGTCCGTGTACAGCGCGGACGTGTCCGGGCGGAGCTGGTCGTCGAACGGCATGGGGGGAACGAAGGGGGATTGGGCGAGAGAGGGAAGGCGTTGGGGGTTGAGCGTTGGGGGTTGAGCGTTTAGGGTTAAGCGTTGGGGGTTGAGGGTTTGGGGTTAAGGGGTGGGGCATCTGGCTCCACGGAATCCTCGATTGTCCCCACAGAACCCTCAACGCAAAACCCCACCCCTCAACATCCTACGGGCTCAGGTCCAGCGATGCGTTCAGGGCCCGGTCGATGCGGGCCTGCGTCTCGGACAGGTGGGCCCGTGTCTCCCGCTTCAGACCGGGAGTGTTCAGGGCGGTCTCGATCTGGTCGGACAGCTCGGTCAGCTCCAGCCGTGCCACCGAGCGGACATCCTCGGGGGCGTCGATCTGGTCGATGCCGGCCGTGGTGATGGTGATCCAGCTGGTGGTGCCCATCATGAGTTCGATCAGCATGTCGGCGTAGGTGCGCTGCAGCGGCCGCCGGAACGAATTGATGGGGGCGGGTTGAGGGCCGGCCGTGTCGAGCTCGCTCCAGACGGCGTCGGTCATCGTCCGGAAGAGGGCGCCCGGTGCGTACCCGGCGCCGTCCGGGGTGCGGGCCTGGGCGTCGATCATGCGCTGCAGGCGGGCCGGGTGGAGCAGCTCGCGGAGCAGGTTGCGCTGTATGGTGTGGACGCGGCGGTGCACGGGGTAGTCGAGGGGAAGGCTCGGGGACGTGCCCCAGTGCGAGCGTCGGTTTGGGGCCAGCTTGTTGAGCCGTTCCGGGTCAAACTCGAAGGCGTCGGGGGCAAAGGCCTCGTCTACGAGCAGGCGGACGGCCTCGCGCTGCTCCTCCGCCGGTACGGGCCGAAGCGGGGGACGGGCGTCGGGCGTGCCCTTGTGGTCGCGGGCCACGTAGCTGCCGCCCACGGTCTTCGTAACGGGACGAAGCGACCGGTACCGCTCCATGAGGAGGGCCGTTGTGGCCCGGCGGAGGGGGTAGTAGCGCTCGCCTTCCGAGACGAGCCGGTCTTCGAGCTTCGGCATCACCGCCTGCACGAGTTCCGCGCGGGTCTCGGCGAAGGCCATCGGGTCGCTGCCCAGCTCCCAGGCGTTTGTCAGCGGGTCGACGGCGTAGCCGCCCAGCCAGGTGTCCTCGTCGGTGCCGTAGCGGTGCGTCGGGTCGCCCGACGTGGCGGCAATCTTGTGGAGGCCCGCCGTCGCGGCGGTTGCCGTGTCGGCGAGGGGCCCGTTTCGGGTGAGGGCGCCGTCGTCGGATTGCTCGGCGATGGGCATGTACCCGTACTTGATGGCCCACTCGTCGTAGGGTCCCACGGTTGGGTTCCAGTAGTGGCCCTGCTCCTCCTCGTTGAGGGCGACGTTGACGGGGGCGTAGTCCATCACCGACAGGCTCACCCCGTGCTCTTCGGTGTAGCTCTCGTCGTGGAGCTCGTCGTTGGGGATGCCGGAGGAGGCCTTGAAGTTGTGCCGCAGGCCGAGCGTATGACCGACCTCGTGCATGACCAGGTCCTTGATGGCCGCGCCGAGGTACCTCTCGGGCATGGACTCGCCGGGGGCGATGGCGCCCCGGGCGAGGAGGAGGGTCCGCTGCAGGCCGATCTGCTGTGCCATGCCGCGCTCCGCCCAGCAGGCCCGCCGGGCCAGCTCCGGCGAGAGCATCTTGCGGAGGGCCTTGGGGGTGCGGGGCGACACCGGCCCCTGGGCGGGGGCGCCCGTGTCCGCGTCCGGGCCGGGGGTGATCTGGCTATAGGTGTCCTGCCAGCCGCGGACGAACGAGGAGGAGATGAGGACGTCGGCGTTCAGAATCTCGCCGGTCCGCGGGTCCGTCTGCGAGGGGCCGATGGCGTAGCCCATCTGGTGGGCCGCCGTCCACCGCACCGTGGAGTAGCGAATGTCCTCGGCGCTCCACGTGGAATCGTCCGGCGCCACCTTGGCCACCACCGCGTTCTTGTAGCCGGCGGCGCGGTAGGCCTCGTTCCAGGCCTCAATGCCCTGCTTCACGTACTCGCGGTACCGGGTAGGCACCGTGCGGCCCACGTAGTACACGATCGGCTCGGCCGGCTCCACGAGCTCGCCGCGTTTGTAGGCCGCGGTGTCGCTGGGCGCCAGGCGCCAGCGCTGCACGTAGCGCACGTAGGGGGTGGACGCCCGGCCCCGAGAAAAGTCCTTCACCGCGTCGACGAAGTAGCCCACCCGGTCGTCGGCGCGGCGTCGCTGCATTTTGGACTCCGGAAGCGCAAACAGGGAGTACCGCACGCCCACGGGCACGGCCCGGTAGTCGGGGACGGCCTCGCCCCCAATGAGCGGGGCGGACGAGCCCTGATAGGTCAGCGATACGTCGATCTCCGTGTTGTCCGGGAAGCCCCGGGCCCGCTTCACGTAGCTCTTTCCACCCTGAAGGGAGGCCGGGGCCCCGCCAAAGTACAGGCTGAGCCGGTCGCCGATCTCGGGGTAGTCCGACGTCAGGAAGTCGGACACCTCGATCAGCAGGTGTCCGGTCGAGTCGTTGCGGCTGACGATGTCGAAGGCCTCGACCACGGAGTCCCCGGTGTTGTCGTCCAGGGACGTGCGCATCGGGCCCGCATCCGCCCGGAAGCGAACGTTGCGGTGGACGAGGTGCACGGAGCGGTTCACACGGCGGAACTCCATCAGGCGCGTGTCGCTGAGGGGCAGCCCGTCGTGTAGGTTGAAGACCCCTACGCCCTGGCTGACGTGGAGGGTGAGCCCGAACGGGTCGCCCATCCGTTCCGACGGAATCTCGGCGTAGAGCGTCCCGTCGTCTTTCTCGTGGAGGGGCAGAAACCCGTCGACTCTTCGGGTGCCCTCGAGCGTCTTGCCCCAGGGCTCGAATGGGTCGTCCTCGCCATCGTCCGCCTTCGCCGTCTCATCATCGGCGGTGGACGAGGGGGCTTCGGTCGAGGGCCCGCCCGGCTCGTCGGCCGCGTCGTCCGGGCGGACGTTCACCGTCGTGCACGCGGCGAGAAGGAGGGAGGCGAGAACGAGGAAGAGGGGTCTGTGCATGAACGTCAAAGCCTGAGAGCGGGAGAGACCGCATCCACTAGACGACGGCGTCCTCTCGTCCAGGCCGGTGGGGGAGGCCGGCGCGCCGCCTGTAGGGGGCGGCCCGCACGCACTCGTAGACCGGTCCCTTGGTGGCGGGCGGTCGAGAACTGAAGGGGATCGTCCTCGGGCCACGTGGCCGATCGCCCGGTCGTCACGGGCCGAGGTGAAGCGTCCGTCTTTCCTCTCGCGACGCCCCCGGAGCCCCGAATGGCGGAGACGAGAGCGTGCGGGAGCGGGGCGGCACTACCGGGGCGTTACGACCTCCTGGTTGGATTCCTCCGCCAGCTGCTCCTGTTTGACTTCCCACCAGCGCTCGGCGAAGTCTTCGAAGAACGACTCCATGAGGTCATAAAAGGCCTCCATGTGCTCGAGGCTTCTTTTGGTCTTTTCGGTCTCGTCGCCCTCGGTGTCGATCCGGGTTAGGAAACGCTCGGCGATCGAGCGGTTTTCCCGAACCGTCTGCATGTTGAACTTGAAGTTGTTGAAGAAAATGTTGGGGTGGGATTCGTAGTAGTTCCGCCGGTTGTTTGGGCCCTCCACCTTGCGGACGTAGTCCATGTCGTCGAGCCGCCGCACGGAAATGGAGATGGGCCCCTTCGAGCGGTCAAGAATCTCGACCATGTCGTCGAGGGACACCGGCTCACTCTTCGTAAGCAGGAGCCCGACGATCAGCCCTTGCAGGCGCCGAAGGCCGTAGGACTCGTAGATGTTGCCGAACTTTTCGATCAGTTCTTTTTCGACTGGAGAAGGGGCTTTCGATTCGCTCATGTCTCAAATGGGAACGGTGATGAAGAAGGCCAGCCCTCGGGCTGGCGGTCGGTGGGGCCTTATTTAGATGTTAAAGTCGTCGAATGGTTTGCAAGTTGACAATTTTTTCGGAGCCCAACG
This window encodes:
- a CDS encoding ABC transporter ATP-binding protein, which gives rise to MSSPDAAPAISAEDLVLAFGSFVVMEDLTFDVESGEIFAIMGGSGSGKSTLLKHLFGQMHPSAGTIRIGGRDLWAMSADERAAMLREVGILYQADALWSTMTLAENVALPLEEHTALAASDIARIVSLKLALVGLRGFEDFRPHEISGGMRKRAALARAVALDPDLLFFDEPTSGLDPISARRLDDLILQLRDSLDTTVVVVSHDLESIFTIADRALYLDIDTKTMTALGPPEALRSNPPNERVYQFLTRSLDNE
- a CDS encoding nicotinate phosphoribosyltransferase codes for the protein MPFDDQLRPDTSALYTDLYQLTMLQAYWREDMDEPAVFDLFVRRLKDRHYLVACGLEQALEFLETLSFSEAALDYLATQDPFEPAFLDWLADFEFTGDVYAVPEGTPVFPDEPLVEVVAPIGEAQLAETFLLNQMTFQTTIASKASRIVEAAQIDGEDRLVADFGMRRTHGTDAAMKGARAAYIAGVDATSNVAAGQAYDLPVTGTMAHSYVEAHDSEVEAFRAFSALYPETILLVDTYDTLDGVRKVIDLMDETDEEVQVRGIRLDSGDLAELARSSRTLLDEAGLADVMIFASGGLDEHAIADLLDRGAPIDGVGVGTRMGTSADQPALDSAYKLSGYAGTPRMKLAPEKSNLPGRKQVVRQYEDGTAVRDVIATEDEQTHGAPLLERVMADGKRTEAGAPRPLSAIREHAAARLDELPSRLRTPTANPEDYDVVLSDALENRVADTRDALANTMAAEAA
- a CDS encoding OmpA family protein, whose protein sequence is MSMSSVRHSRPLVLLVTALLLGGCSSLSNTEKGAIIGTGAGGAAGAAVGKAAGGTAEGAIIGAAVGGAAGALIGSRMDTKAEELDEELENADVERVGEGIKVTFDSGILFDFDSATLRAEARQNLTEFAESMEGFEDTKILVVGHTDAQGSEEYNQTLSDRRAESATRHLVDRGVDPSRLTSVGRGETEPVASNETEEGRQQNRRVEVAIYANEEYRERVQAQTEGSGGR
- a CDS encoding MlaD family protein, with amino-acid sequence MSQRVSPTLIGLFVVGALALGVVGVGAFGSGQFFEQRTTFISYFDESVNGLDVGAPVKFKGVPIGEVTDINLRVDLENETFQVPVQYAINLDPVTDTTGARLNLDDPALLRAQIEDGLRAQLQLESIVTGKLYVELTYVSDPDSAVYAQGPPSRLSIPTELSPLAKLGEGASGLVTNLRQFDVTQINENLVTFLVNANDKLEALDAEAINRSALSTIESVREVVESEEVRTALQDMPKATERLRATIKDAQALIQRLDRGVEPTADELETTSRQLRATLKRMRRTMDEVDQTLSPNSGIGYQMNEALSNLSEATEALRVLVQSLERNPSMFLRGREEPPPSNQQ
- a CDS encoding PqiC family protein translates to MTVPVPSVLLRRLGWCAVAAGLVALSTAGCVRLLEPRTSDATYYLLDGASPPDTAATPPPSTDPPGLRIGLQSPRLAPYLDETRLVTRHGPNAVAFSEFHRWGETLDRGIGRTVARTLEARSGIRSVEGVPWPRGATFDYLLRLHVLSFEGVGPRPPGPDADDDAPPPDGHAQMTVQWTLRRPGADTVLVQETTHHRTEDWRVTDYEGLVARLSRGLHVLANDVGTHLQTLRRP
- a CDS encoding ABC transporter permease, translating into MQVETHHTDDTLVLAPVGDWTLDRPLPDARAVMVNAAPSSPVAAVAFDTSGLGDWDSSLVTFLFEAAEYGRAHDLDVRTDTLPTALERLVALSQAVPEANTTPEAEDTALLARLGRWGLAAYDEAHALVTFLGQAVRSVGAILMGRGRMRWRTFGVALQESTASALPIVTVISLLVGLIVAFLGAVVLQRFGADYFVSYLVSYGMLRELGALMTAIIMTGRTGAAFAAELGSMQVNEEIDALETFGISPIDFLVTPRILAVVLALPMLTLYANALGILGGMGVAVTMLDLTTTQFLTGLLEPVVLSDALVGIFKAVVYGGIIGLAGCMRGLQTGDDASAVGQATTSAVVTGILLIVFANAVIDWAAAVLQV
- a CDS encoding zinc-dependent metalloprotease, with translation MHRPLFLVLASLLLAACTTVNVRPDDAADEPGGPSTEAPSSTADDETAKADDGEDDPFEPWGKTLEGTRRVDGFLPLHEKDDGTLYAEIPSERMGDPFGLTLHVSQGVGVFNLHDGLPLSDTRLMEFRRVNRSVHLVHRNVRFRADAGPMRTSLDDNTGDSVVEAFDIVSRNDSTGHLLIEVSDFLTSDYPEIGDRLSLYFGGAPASLQGGKSYVKRARGFPDNTEIDVSLTYQGSSAPLIGGEAVPDYRAVPVGVRYSLFALPESKMQRRRADDRVGYFVDAVKDFSRGRASTPYVRYVQRWRLAPSDTAAYKRGELVEPAEPIVYYVGRTVPTRYREYVKQGIEAWNEAYRAAGYKNAVVAKVAPDDSTWSAEDIRYSTVRWTAAHQMGYAIGPSQTDPRTGEILNADVLISSSFVRGWQDTYSQITPGPDADTGAPAQGPVSPRTPKALRKMLSPELARRACWAERGMAQQIGLQRTLLLARGAIAPGESMPERYLGAAIKDLVMHEVGHTLGLRHNFKASSGIPNDELHDESYTEEHGVSLSVMDYAPVNVALNEEEQGHYWNPTVGPYDEWAIKYGYMPIAEQSDDGALTRNGPLADTATAATAGLHKIAATSGDPTHRYGTDEDTWLGGYAVDPLTNAWELGSDPMAFAETRAELVQAVMPKLEDRLVSEGERYYPLRRATTALLMERYRSLRPVTKTVGGSYVARDHKGTPDARPPLRPVPAEEQREAVRLLVDEAFAPDAFEFDPERLNKLAPNRRSHWGTSPSLPLDYPVHRRVHTIQRNLLRELLHPARLQRMIDAQARTPDGAGYAPGALFRTMTDAVWSELDTAGPQPAPINSFRRPLQRTYADMLIELMMGTTSWITITTAGIDQIDAPEDVRSVARLELTELSDQIETALNTPGLKRETRAHLSETQARIDRALNASLDLSP
- a CDS encoding GbsR/MarR family transcriptional regulator, which encodes MSESKAPSPVEKELIEKFGNIYESYGLRRLQGLIVGLLLTKSEPVSLDDMVEILDRSKGPISISVRRLDDMDYVRKVEGPNNRRNYYESHPNIFFNNFKFNMQTVRENRSIAERFLTRIDTEGDETEKTKRSLEHMEAFYDLMESFFEDFAERWWEVKQEQLAEESNQEVVTPR